The sequence TGGGCATGGCTCACCTGATGCGTTCCCGCCGCATCGACCGGGTGGTGGCGCTGGATGACTTCGACGTGGAGAAGGGAGCGCTGCTGCGCGAAACGTTTCGTATTCCCGGAATGGGCCAAACAACGGCCCGCTTCTTCCGCGACAAACTGGCCATGCGGATGCGGGCCGCGGCGGAGGGCATCCGGGTGCCAACATTCAGTGCCCTGTTCACGGACGAGGTGATTACCACGTACCTGCAAACCAGCGAAGCCCCCTGGCTGATCAAACCCCGTGCCGAGGCGTCGACTACGGGCATCCGGAAAGTGCACTCGCTGGAAGAAGCCTGGGCGGTCATCCACGAACTGGGCGACATTCGGCATCAGTACCTGATCGAGGAGTTTAAACCGGGTCGGGTGTACCACGTCGATTCGCTTTCGTACGACCAGAAAGCCGTCTTCAGTCGGGCTAGTCAGTACCTGGCTACCCCCATGGAAGTAGCCCATGGCGGTGGGGTATTCCGCACGCAGACGCTACCGCTCGACAGCACCGAAACGGCCGACCTGATGGCTATGAATAATGCCGTGATGGCAGCTTTCGGCATGCGGCACAGCGCCTCGCATTCTGAATTCATCCGGGGCGACCACGACGGCGAACTGTACTTTCTGGAAACGGCCTCACGGGTGGGCGGGGCTCACATTGCCGAAATGGTCGAAGCGGCTTCAGGAGTGGGCTTGTGGGCGGAGTGGGCCCGGCTTGAGACCGCCGCTGCGCTGGGACAGCCGTATACACCCCCAGTTGACAGCGGGCAACATGCTGGTCTTATCGCGTCACTAGCCAACGAAGTGGCCCCCGATACATCGGCATTCAACGATCCAGAGGTTGTCTGGCGCATGAACAAAGATCACCACATTGGCCTGATCATGCAGGCCGATAACCCCGAGCGGGTACGACGCTTGCTGGACGATTACTTAGTACGTATTAAGGGGAGTGTACATGCATCTTTGCCGGTGGCATCTAAACCTACTCATTAGTGAGTATTCGTCAGGGTCATTTGGCACGGTATTTTTAGCTAAGGGAAATCTGTTTTTGACTGAGTATAATTGGGTATTTTGCAGATAGCGTATTATTTTTCAAATAAAACGTATGAAAAAAGTGTAATGCATTAAGTTTTGTACACTTCTTGCAGGTATAAGCGCAGATGGAGCCACAGTAGGCCTTGTCTGCGCTTTTTGTTTGTCCGGCCACGCGGTCATACAGGCGAAGGCGTCTACCTCTTTTAGCAGATTACCTAGATTTAATTGCCTCACCGTATGATCATCAACGCACGCCTTTTTCGTGCGGCTAGTTATCTGTTTTTGGTAGACGGATTCGTACCCTATACGCTTCTGTCAGTTGCCGATCAGCTTGCCGGTACGATTTGTATCCTGTCTAACGGGAACCCAGCGCCTCAGCCCCTCGGCCGCGCCATAGCGGGAAAAAGCCCCCGCCTGTATACACCCCCTTTCACCGATCACCGTCTGCGCCAGACATCAGTGGCACTCCACTTCAGGCGCCTGTTTGGCTGCCCCTTGTTCAATTCCTTCACAACTAGTCGCCCAGCGCTTCAGGCTGCCTGCTAATCAATTGGTAAACAGCTGATTGGTTGTGAGTCGTGACCTTATGCTTGCCCCCTAACTACCTAATTATAATTAATCACCATCTATTATCTCAACACATGCAGACATACGTTTATCTGCTCAAACCACGCTGGCTCCATCTATTCATCTTATGGGTCAGTTTTGCGCTGGGGGCAACAACCCTGGCTTATTCGTCACCAACTGGTGGCCGCTCTGCTCCACCGGCGACGCCGGGAAACTACGTTTTCCAGGACAAGAACCAGAACGGTATTTTCGACGGTACTGATGTCGGGATTGCAGGAACTCGCGTGTACTTGTACCAGAGTAATGGGGTGTTTGTCGAAACGGCCACCACGACCAGTACGGGTCAATTCTCGTTTACTAGTACGCTGCAAGCTTCGACCAGTTACGACATCCGTATTCGCCCTGTTGATGCACCAGCGGGGCTGAAACTATCGGCCGCTAATCAGGGCAGCGATGACGCCATCGACAGCGACGCCAGCCTGGTAGGGAGCACGGCCGTTATCACGGCCACAACGAACGGCAGCGGACAGTTTGCCTCGTTTTTTGGCTTTGGTTATCAGGCCGGTGATCCTGATCTGATCATTACGAAAACCAGCAATAGCTTCAGCGTAGCACGCGGGGCTACGTCGTCGTTTGCGATCAGCGTGTCGAACGTCGGTGGAAGTGATGCCGCCGGGGTAACTGTGAAAGATACGCTTGATCCGGGCATGGGGTACGTTTCGTCGTCGCCAGCCGCCACTACAGCGCTACTGGGTAATGGCCAGGTTGAAGTGACCTGGGGTGGTGCCAGCACGACGCTGGGCGCCGGAGTCACGCTGAACTACACACTGACGGTTACGGCCAACACCGATGGGGTGCTGACCAACATCGCGGCCGTTACGGCAACGACGCCCGATGCTACGCCGCGCAACAACGTAGCCCGGGCCTGCTTCACGGTGCCCGTCAAGATTTGCGCGGGTGAGGCCTACGTGACCAGCCTGTCGGCCAACCTGACCAATGTGGAGTGGTTCCGCGATGGCGTGTCGGTTGGGACAGGAAGTAGCCTGACCATCGTCACGGCCGGTTCCTACAGCTATACTTCATTGAGTGGCGGGAGCGATTGCGGTACCAGCAGCTGCTGCCCACTGCTTATTTACGATGGTTCAGTGGCACCGCCAACGCTGGTGGCTTCGGCCTCGGCGATCTGTAACGGGCAAACCGCCAGCCTCACCGCCAGCAACTGCGTAGGTACGTTGGCGTGGAGTACGGGCGCTGCTGACAACGGCTTGTCGTCGATCACGGTGGCACCAACGGTTACCACTACGTATAGTGTGACCTGTACGCCGACGGCCGCTGATGCTTGTCCGGCTTCGTCGTCAATCACCATTACGGTCAACCCATCCGTAACGGCTACGGTAGCCAGCGCTACGATCTGTGACGGCACCAGCACGACCTTGACGGCCAACGCCGCTGGTGGCTCGGGCTTCAGCTACGCCTGGACCCCGACAGGCTCGATTACCGGCGGGCAGGGCACAGCCTCAATCGCGGTAGCCCCCAACACGACGACTTCGTATTCAGTAGTAGTGACCAACAGCAACGGCTGTTCGACCACGGCTACGGCCACAGTGACGGTCAACCCGGCGGTGACAGCCGTGATCGGGGTGAGCCCCAGCAACACCATCTGTGACGGCACGACGGTCACGCTGACCGCTTCAGGCGGGGCGGCCTACCGCTGGTCGACGGGTGAAGTGGGCAGCACCATCACTGTACAGCCTGGCACCACCACGGTTTACTCGGTGACGGCTACCAGCGCCGATCAGTGCGCGGGTGTGGCCTCGACGACCATCACGGTCAACCCGGCGGTAACAGCCACAGTAGCCAGTGCCACGATTTGTGATGGCTTAAGCACCACGCTGACGGCCAACGCCGCTGGTGGCTCAGGCTTCAGCTATGCTTGGGCACCGACAGGCTCGATCACGGGTAGCAGCACGGCATCGGCTGTGACAGTGAGCCCCACGGTAACGACAACCTACTCGGTGACGGTGACGAATAGCAATGGCTGCTCGACGACGGCTACCGCCACGGTGACAGTCAATCCGGCGGTAACGGCCACGGTGGCCAGTGCCACCATCTGCGATGGCTTGAGCACCACGCTGGCCGCGAACGCGGCTGGCGGCACAGGCTTCACGTATGCCTGGACACCAGCCGGCTCAATCACGGGCGGTCAGGGTACGGCCTCAATTGCCGTAGCACCGACCACGACGACTACCTACTCAGTAGTCGTGACCAACAGCGACGGCTGCTCAACGACGGCCACGGCTACAGTAACGGTTAACCCGGCGGTAACGGCTACGGTAGCTAGTGCGACGATTTGCGACGGCACCAGCACGACCTTGACGGCCAACGCCGCTGGTGGCTCAGGCTTCAGCTATGCCTGGACCCCGACGGGGTCAATCACCGGCGGTCAGGGCACAGCTTCAATCGCCGTAGCCCCGTCTGCCACGACGACCTACTCAGTAGTCGTAACGAATAGCGACGGTTGCTCGACCACGACGACGGCGACGGTGACAGTGAACCCAGCGGTGACGGCCGTGATCGGCGTAAGCCCAAGCAATACGATTTGCGAAGGCACAACGGTCACGCTGACGGCCACGGGTGGCAC comes from Fibrella aestuarina BUZ 2 and encodes:
- a CDS encoding ATP-grasp domain-containing protein gives rise to the protein MANLSFLCIATFFKGEPFMRACKEMGHTVYLVTDQKLANKPWPHEAIEEVFYLPSESNDSQNLDQLVLGMAHLMRSRRIDRVVALDDFDVEKGALLRETFRIPGMGQTTARFFRDKLAMRMRAAAEGIRVPTFSALFTDEVITTYLQTSEAPWLIKPRAEASTTGIRKVHSLEEAWAVIHELGDIRHQYLIEEFKPGRVYHVDSLSYDQKAVFSRASQYLATPMEVAHGGGVFRTQTLPLDSTETADLMAMNNAVMAAFGMRHSASHSEFIRGDHDGELYFLETASRVGGAHIAEMVEAASGVGLWAEWARLETAAALGQPYTPPVDSGQHAGLIASLANEVAPDTSAFNDPEVVWRMNKDHHIGLIMQADNPERVRRLLDDYLVRIKGSVHASLPVASKPTH
- a CDS encoding Ig-like domain-containing protein, yielding MQTYVYLLKPRWLHLFILWVSFALGATTLAYSSPTGGRSAPPATPGNYVFQDKNQNGIFDGTDVGIAGTRVYLYQSNGVFVETATTTSTGQFSFTSTLQASTSYDIRIRPVDAPAGLKLSAANQGSDDAIDSDASLVGSTAVITATTNGSGQFASFFGFGYQAGDPDLIITKTSNSFSVARGATSSFAISVSNVGGSDAAGVTVKDTLDPGMGYVSSSPAATTALLGNGQVEVTWGGASTTLGAGVTLNYTLTVTANTDGVLTNIAAVTATTPDATPRNNVARACFTVPVKICAGEAYVTSLSANLTNVEWFRDGVSVGTGSSLTIVTAGSYSYTSLSGGSDCGTSSCCPLLIYDGSVAPPTLVASASAICNGQTASLTASNCVGTLAWSTGAADNGLSSITVAPTVTTTYSVTCTPTAADACPASSSITITVNPSVTATVASATICDGTSTTLTANAAGGSGFSYAWTPTGSITGGQGTASIAVAPNTTTSYSVVVTNSNGCSTTATATVTVNPAVTAVIGVSPSNTICDGTTVTLTASGGAAYRWSTGEVGSTITVQPGTTTVYSVTATSADQCAGVASTTITVNPAVTATVASATICDGLSTTLTANAAGGSGFSYAWAPTGSITGSSTASAVTVSPTVTTTYSVTVTNSNGCSTTATATVTVNPAVTATVASATICDGLSTTLAANAAGGTGFTYAWTPAGSITGGQGTASIAVAPTTTTTYSVVVTNSDGCSTTATATVTVNPAVTATVASATICDGTSTTLTANAAGGSGFSYAWTPTGSITGGQGTASIAVAPSATTTYSVVVTNSDGCSTTTTATVTVNPAVTAVIGVSPSNTICEGTTVTLTATGGTTYRWSTTEVGSVINVQPTTTTVYTVTATSADQCVGVASTTITVNPTPVLTVNSLTICQDQEAVLSLTGCAGTVTWSTGTTGATLTVSPLQTTAYSATCVLSTGCSASIATQVTVNLAPTVQRADVVATRATCNGATANNNASISLSNLQNTTRAAISTADGTTVADFSGATVVSGNAITFSNLPNPAQRVTYLVRLYNANGCFTDVTVTLDPAECVCPTPKCVPVSIRKIR